GGACCGCATGAGCGAACAGCTGCACGAAGCCTGCAATATGGCGACCCTCGAAGGCGACGACATTTTGTATATCGCCCGTTCCGCCACCACTCAGCGCCTGATTTCCGTGGACCTTTCCGTGGGTGGGCGCCTGCCGGCGTACTGCACCTCCATGGGCCGCATCCTGCTGGCCGCCCTCGACGATGCCTCGCTGCAGGATTACCTCGATCACGCCGACCTGCAAACCAAGACCAGTCGCACCTTGACCACTCCCGAAGCCTTGTTCGAATGCCTGCAGCAAGTGCGTCAGCAGGGCTGGTGCATCGTCGACCAGGAATTGGAGCAGGGCCTGCGTTCAATCGCCGTACCGGTGTACGACGCGTCCGGCCAGGTACTGGCCGCACTCAATGTCAGCACCCATGCCGGGCGGGTCAGTCGTAGCGAGTTGGAGCAGCGTTTCCTGCCGAGCATGCTCAGCGCCAGTCGCGAGCTGAGTACGCAACTGTTTGCCTAAGTGTTCGGTGACCGCACAGATCCCGGCTTGATCAATTGACGCTGTTTCCCCTGGCTTATTACTGTGCGGCAGCGCTGCAAGGCGCGCTCCAATAATAATGGCGACCCCCCGGTCGACCGCCCGCCATCGGTGTGGAATAAAAATAATGAATCAACCATCTGTCGGTACCACTCTGGACGTTCAGTCCTTCATCAATGCCCAGCCCTTGTCACGTTATCAATGGCGCGTGGTGATCCTGTGTTTCCTGATTGTCTTCCTCGACGGCCTCGACACCGCCGCCATGGGCTTTATCGCACCCGCGCTGTCCCAGGACTGGGGCATTGACCGCGCCAGCCTCGGCCCGGTGATGAGCGCCGCGTTGATCGGCATGGTGTTCGGCGCGCTGGGTTCCGGCCCGCTGGCCGACCGCTTCGGGCGCAAAGGCGTGCTGGTGGGCGCGGTGCTGGT
Above is a genomic segment from Pseudomonas sp. R5-89-07 containing:
- the pcaR gene encoding pca regulon transcriptional regulator PcaR, yielding MNDQLRNSFASVAPPIVASPAKRIQAFTGDPDFMTSLARGLAVVQAFQERKRHLTIAQISHRTEIPRAAVRRCVHTLIKLGYATTDGRTYSLLPKVLTLGHAYLSSTPLAVSAQPYLDRMSEQLHEACNMATLEGDDILYIARSATTQRLISVDLSVGGRLPAYCTSMGRILLAALDDASLQDYLDHADLQTKTSRTLTTPEALFECLQQVRQQGWCIVDQELEQGLRSIAVPVYDASGQVLAALNVSTHAGRVSRSELEQRFLPSMLSASRELSTQLFA